In the genome of Sebastes umbrosus isolate fSebUmb1 chromosome 14, fSebUmb1.pri, whole genome shotgun sequence, one region contains:
- the LOC119502103 gene encoding E3 ubiquitin-protein ligase CHIP-like, with translation MSESPEKSASVSAQELKEQGNRLFLSRKYLEAAACYSKAITHSPSVPAYYTNRALCYVKLQQYDKALADCRHALELDSQSVKAHFFMGQCHLEMESYDEAIGNLQKAYNLAKEQRLNFGDDIPSALRIAKKKRWNNMEERRINQESELHAYLTKLVLAEKKRELEGCRQKQDDDSRIQHNQNDIHTKHDKYLSDMEELFCQVDEKRKKREIPDFLCGKISFELMREPCITPSGVTYDRKDIEEHLQRVGHFDPVTRSPLTQDQLIPNLAMKEVIDAFILENGWVEDY, from the exons ATGTCAGAGAGCCCGGAGAAAAGTGCCTCGGTGTCGGCTCAGGAGCTGAAGGAACAAGGCAACCGCCTCTTCCTGAGCCGCAAGTACCTGGAGGCTGCTGCCTGCTACAGCAAAGCCATA ACTCACAGTCCGTCCGTCCCGGCGTACTACACCAATAGAGCGCTGTGCTACGTGAAACTGCAGCAGTACGACAAAGCTCTGGCGGACTGCCGCCACGCTCTGGAGCTGGACAGCCAGTCAGTCAAAGCTCACTTCTTCATGGGCCAGTGTCACCTGGAGATGGAGAGCTACGACGAAGCCATCGGCAACCTGCAGAAAG CTTATAACCTGGCGAAGGAGCAGCGTCTGAACTTTGGCGACGACATTCCCAGCGCTCTGCGCATTGCGAAGAAGAAACGttggaacaacatggaggagaggaggatcaACCAGGAGAGCGAGCTGCACGCCTACCTCACCAAACTCGTCCTCGCCGAGAAAAAGAG AGAGCTGGAGGGCTGCCGACAGAAACAAGACGACGACAGCAGAATTCAACACAATCAAAACGACATCCACACGAAACAC gACAAGTATCTGtccgacatggaggagctgtTCTGTCAAGTGGACGAGAAAAGGAAG AAGCGAGAGATCCCAGACTTCCTGTGTGGAAAGATCAGCTTTGAGTTGATGAGAGAGCCGTGCATCACCCCGAGTGGAGTCACCTACGACAGGAAGGACATCGAGGAGCACCTGCAG CGAGTCGGCCATTTCGACCCGGTGACGCGCTCTCCTCTGACCCAAGATCAGCTCATCCCAAACCTGGCCATGAAGGAAGTCattgatgcttttattttggagaatGGATGGGTGGAGGACTACTGA